Proteins from one Scleropages formosus chromosome 14, fSclFor1.1, whole genome shotgun sequence genomic window:
- the LOC108929025 gene encoding sestrin-3-like has translation MIICTKKMDYPLGTQCQRIQNQVAKASAEKERASLLCMKALAGRGRLDAVSQQMSFHPQYLESFLRTQHYVLHMDGPLPLPYRHYIAIMAAARYRCKHLVSLHSAHFLRVGGDPLWLQGLEYAPPRLRHLDHINKVLAHRPWLTAHSQIQDLLKTGDQCWSLAELVQAVVLLAHCHSLCSFVFGSGTDGGDPLAGPRVTHGTPPGHCYCDAANGNGTVHLPPMTALDRTLRRRSLDSSCEAMCLRERLLKVQEEKERIEEQRLSSHTNSYKDEEEEEVTCDADPSQFVTDPEFSYQEFSRREEDHFEVLRVQDYSWEDHGFSLVNRLYSDIGHLLDERFRMVASLPSPRGPDLKRAIWNYIHCILGIRYDDYDYGEVNQLLERELKLYIKTVACYPDPTKNPPCTLHWARLKPEDKVHVNLLIMEARLQAELLYALRAITQYMIS, from the exons GTTGCGAAGGCCAGTGCGGAGAAAGAACGCGCGTCTCTGCTGTGCATGAAGGCCCTGGCCGGCAGAGGACGCCTGGACGCAGTGTCACAGCAGATGTCTTTTCACCCACAGTATCTGGAGAGCTTCCTGCGCACTCAGCATTACGTTCTCCACATGGATGGCCCACTGCCACTACCCTACCGCCACTACATTGCCATCATG GCAGCGGCCCGGTATCGGTGTAAGCACCTGGTGTCTCTGCACTCTGCTCACTTCCTGCGCGTGGGGGGCGACCCGCTGTGGTTGCAGGGCCTGGAGTACGCCCCGCCCCGGTTGCGTCATCTTGACCACATCAACAAGGTGCTGGCCCACAGACCCTGGCTGACCGCCCACTCCCAAATCCAG GACCTGCTGAAGACGGGCGATCAGTGCTGGTCCCTGGCAGAGCTGGTGCAGGCGGTTGTGCTGTTGGCCCACTGCCACTCGCTCTGCAGCTTTGTCTTTGGATCAGGAACGGATGGAGGAGACCCTCTGGCAGGCCCCCGTGTAACACACGGGACCCCTCCGGGCCACTGTTACTGTGATGCCGCCAATGGCAACGGGACTGTGCACCTGCCACCAATGACAGCGTTGGACAGGACCCTCCGACGGCGG TCTCTGGACTCCAGCTGCGAGGCGATGTGCCTTAGGGAGAGGTTGCTGAAGGTGCAAGAAGAGAAGGAGAGGATAGAGGAGCAGCGACTGAGCTCCCACACTAACTCGTACAAAG atgaggaagaggaggaagtgaCGTGTGATGCAGACCCGTCTCAGTTTGTCACAGACCCAGAGTTCAGCTACCAGGAGTTTTCCCGCAGAGAGGAGGACCACTTTGAGGTTTTAAGAGTGCAG GACTACTCATGGGAGGACCATGGCTTTTCACTCGTGAATCGCTTGTATTCGGATATCGGTCACCTGCTAGATGAGCGCTTTCGCATGGTGGCATCTCTTCCATCCCCTAGAGGGCCAGACCTCAAGAGGGCTATCTGGAACTACATCCACTGCATTCTGGGCATAAG GTACGACGACTATGACTATGGGGAAGTGAACCAGCTGCTGGAGCGGGAGCTGAAGCTCTACATCAAGACTGTTGCCTGCTACCCTGACCCCACCAAAAACCCACCCTGTACCCTGCATTGGGCCCGGCTCAAACCCGAGGACAAG GTTCATGTCAACCTCCTCATCATGGAGGCGCGGCTGCAGGCGGAGCTGCTGTATGCACTGAGAGCCATCACTCAGTACATGATCTCCTAG